A stretch of Brachyhypopomus gauderio isolate BG-103 chromosome 3, BGAUD_0.2, whole genome shotgun sequence DNA encodes these proteins:
- the tal2 gene encoding T-cell acute lymphocytic leukemia protein 2 — MTRKVFTNTRERWRQHHVNVAFAELRKLLPTHPPEKKLSKNEILRLAMRYIAFLGGVLERQRPGPIPGPASSPTALLSLIAGNVQNLRSDRTWASDTDPASPSSSSDGADAW; from the coding sequence ATGACCCGGAAGGTGTTCACCAACACGCGTGAGCGCTGGCGTCAGCACCACGTCAATGTGGCGTTTGCGGAGCTGCGGAAGCTGCTGCCCACCCACCCGCCCGAGAAGAAGCTGAGCAAGAACGAGATCCTGCGCCTGGCCATGCGCTACATCGCCTTCCTGGGCGGCGTGCTGGAGCGCCAGCGTCCAGGCCCCATCCCCGGCCCCGCCTCCTCGCCCACCGCCCTGCTCAGCCTCATCGCGGGCAACGTGCAGAACCTGCGCTCGGACCGGACCTGGGCCAGCGACACTGACCCGGCCTCCCCTTCCTCCAGCAGTGACGGTGCCGACGCCTGGTAG